A segment of the Macadamia integrifolia cultivar HAES 741 unplaced genomic scaffold, SCU_Mint_v3 scaffold3058, whole genome shotgun sequence genome:
agtgtgtgaaccttgttaaatcagTGTTGTGTGTGAATTTGTGTCTCTGTTTTTCCTTTGTATcttttggtgtttgctctaatagCAACTCAACCCCCAAGGACAAAGTTAAGcattcaaaaaattaaatcgTCTAATCCCAAGCCAATTAGAAACCATCAACATGGCCTTATGATGTAGATTCTTCACCAACCtaggtttgttttattaggaataagcctagggttgggttccatacatgttgggcctttgaacccatgtgttttgagtgtaataggccacttttatgagcctaaactaggggttctaaggttgcatacgggattcactgatttgcttcctttttctttagtttccttgttAGATAGagatatttagtttctaatttcagtaccttgttagtttctaatttcagtacttcttatttcctagtttctaatCTCTGTACTTCTTATTTCATAGTTTCTATtcccagttttagtaactaaaggattttctattttgtaagtttttattttcagttttagtgactaggtgagtttctaatttttagtttcctatttcagtttttggaaactaaagttagtttctattttatgtaaccctcatcattattataaataaaggaaaggctCTCATTAGGAGTCAGacgatttatgaatgaaaaaaagaagcttgtTGCTATGTCTCTGCGGGGACTGCTATGTGTTTGATCATAGTGGAAGGGAGTGGTAtttgatccattcgactccttgcggtgggaagccTGGGAGGACCTGCtacaagtgttttcttcttcttcaagtgttttctttctttttcaaggtTAATATAAGGCTACATTACTGTTTTATCAAACCAGGTTAATTGCAAGATTCTTCAAGCAAGGTACGAGGTCTAATCTGTTGCTGAATTTCTGGTTCTAGAATTTCCAGATTTCTCCCTACCGCCCCTACTCTGTTCTGAAGATCCAGCCAGCCGATGGCCCTCCCCTTTTAATcgattgttgggtttattaagagggaggtttgaccttaatttgggaccaatcagaCCATGGGTTTGTCTGATCTGAGGTGTTTTATACTTCTAGCCGACAGTGTTTCTGCCCAGATTTTAGATCTGGTTTGACTTACCTGTTCTGTGGTATTTGTTTCAGATTGTGGCTTTTCCAGTACCCTGTACCTGCTGCTGGTTAGTCTATTTGTTTGGTGTAATCTCTGTTTCAGAAATTCCAAATTCTGggtttgaaaattctggtttacTTTTGACTCTAACTTCTGGACTGTCGTTTGCTGCCTAATTTTGGGTGATTATTTGTTGTTCTTgcattaaaagttcctgcaattgagacttggttagactccctataccctagtctacattacgTTAGACACAATAATGGTATCTAGTCTCATTACATATCGGGGTTTGAGGTTCAATATGGtacactggaaaaaaaaaaaaaatttcaaccacATCAGTCAATACAACCAGACACATGGTCAAGACCGATACAGGCAACAGCAGCAGCCACTGCCACCATCCAGCTGTAGCAGCAGCAGCCgccgccaccgccaccaccaccgccagcaacagcagcagaagCCATTGCCACCTCCACTGCGATTTCCCAGCAGCTGCAGCAGAAAAAGAGTAAAGGGAGGAGGTGAATCATACATTAGTGGGTCAACACTGCAAGTTGCCACTGAAGAGGAGGAAGGCACCTACCTGGTTTGCAGGTTGACTTGTTTTTCATAGAGGGAGGGAAGAAAACACATCTTCAGTCTTCTCAGTCTTGACTCAAGAAGTGTCTgcctccttctctcctcttcttcggTTCTCAAACCCTAGTCAATGGCAACTATGTCTTATGTTTAGTAAAATGATACCATACATCTCACTTAAGTTGCTTATTATCCACCAACATCAATAATGTAGTGTAGCAAATGTACACAGCAATAATTTACAAGccaataaaaaaacatatatatatatatatatatatgtgtgtgtgtgtgcccACAGAAATTGGGTCACATCTGATATGCCATATGTTGGATTTTTAGGGCCGTTTAAATAAAGTTTCCTAAACGGAATGTGTAGGAGACAACCTTAATAATTAATATTATGTTTAGCATGTTTATATTTACATGTTTATTATTCTTCTTATAAATTCTCACTTATTAATAGGTTTATATTGTACTTAGCATTGAGAATTTGAATCAAAAAAATCTTGTGGAAGGAATTTAAATCCTCTTAACTTATATGGTAACATGTTTTAATGACGAGACCATtatatattgtttatttatgTTGTATTCTGCTTAAAAACACAACTTTGCATGTACCTATGAGTATTTTTTAAGCATATCCAACTTCTCTCAGCATCTCTCTAATACGTCTCAAGATGCCTCTTAAATCCAGCTATGTAATATGCTGCTTGATACCGTGGACGCAATCTTCTCAAAAGGTTCCTGCCTTGAAATCAAAATGGGGCCACTCCTTTACTTCCAAATACACTAAAATGTAGCAAATGGAATTAGATTCTAAAGAATCTCCATCCTTCCCTCTAATGGCACACCCCTCCCATTCCAACATTTCCAGCAGTGAGCTAGGAAAAATCCAGCAGATACCCTTTATCGACAGGATTCCTTTTCATATCTCTTGAGTGAAACCACAACTAATAAATAACTGATACCTATCCTCTTGTTATTCACCATAAGGCTTACACAAGTTTCTAATGGACCATCCTCTTCGAATCAGGTTGTCCATTTTAAGCATCTTGTCATTACCCCAGCCCATATGAAGAAGCAAATTCTCAGCGGAACACACCTATTCCAAATCACCTTAAGAGAAAAGTTCTGATCCCCATGATGAAACatcttaaaaaatgattttactGGAAAATTGCCCCTATCCCCATTTCCCATACCCTATTATCGACCTCCCTTCTTTAGTGTTGGCATTCTCCAATATTTGCACCAACCATTgtctccactctccactctccactctccactctccactctccaccTCCCAGTCTTTCAGATTCTATCTTTAATATGGTGACCACACCCTTCTTCCCTCCACCCACTTCATATGCTCCCCCACCATCTTGTAGCCCCTCAAAGCAATTGAGAACAAATCAGGAAACAGATCTGTTGGAAGCCGATATTGAGAAAGGGAAATCGTGGCTTGCTGTTTAGTGCAAGTCACGATTCCCCTTAGAGGTATTTTGGTCCTAGTGGACCTTATCAAGTTAAAGTTAGTTAGTCAgttagttagtttcctatttcagttatGCTTGCTTTCTTATTTCCTATTCCTATTATGTCTTTGTAATGATTagtctatatattgaatgaagggGGAATCCCAACCTCAAGGTTGTGACTCCCCAAGTTACAGCCATCTCTTGTTCTCTTCCGCTTTCTCTTGCTCATTCTTATTGTTTACATCCTTCAATGGAGCTTTGCCACACCAATGGTCAGACCAGTATTTAATCCTCTTCCTGCCCCTAACACAATAATGCACACCACCTCTAAATACCTCGAAAATCTTGCAAACCTCttccacccacccacccaccccatGAATCCTGTTAACATCCTCTGTCTCCCAACCCCCTTTCAACCCATATTTTGCTCAAATCACAACAACATCAATCAGCCTATCACGAGAAACACTAACCCCATTAATTGGAGATGAAATTCTGAACACCAACTTTCTACCCTTTACTTCGATGGTTCAACTTGTTCAATCCAATCAACTAGTCCCATAAATAACCCATTCAATGCCCTTCTAGTTGATTctaattcaaattttcttttgcatACAGAAattattaagaaagaaatagacAAAAAAGACCAACACTCACAGGGGAAAGGCCTTTAGCCATGGAGAACAAACTGAAaacaaataccaacaaggaccTACAAGGAAGAAGCTGTTCCGACCCTACGGTTTCACAAACCCTGTTTAGCCAATACATCTGGCAAATCAATTTGCTCACCATAGTCTCCAATAAAATGAAGAGTTTGCACATCAGCTCTTGTACGTCAGCCCTACAGAATGATCTCACATAAAATGTAGATGAATACAGGATAGAGCAACAATCACTCTGAAATATATTGACCTATAAAGTAGCTAGCTATAAATGAAGTTAAAATCTTGGACCATCACCATATTGACTTATTGTGTTCCTGTAGAATTTTTAACACTAttctaaaacaaaaatttcCAATTTATATTGATAGTTTCTAACGAGAACTGTTTCATAACCTCTTGGTATCCAAACTTAAATCTTTTGCCTTGACAATATAAAATGCATGGAGTGATAGAGAAATTGACCTGCTCCATCAATTCTCTTACATCCTTGCCCTCCTTGCTACTCCGTGCAGCACCTAGCTCAACTCCTGAGACTCTCTCTGCAAACTTCAAGGTACTGAAAGTCTCAGAATATGAATCTGCATCTGGATTAAGCTGTACAAACATGAGAGTCTTTGCCTGACCACCTGTAGTGTGGGTAACAAAAAGGAATATGAAATCGGGAGGGAAAAATTAAAGGCTAGAAATACCATCTTAAGCAATCCGAAAAATGCTATCACAATCAAAACTAGAAAAATGATAATCACCCAAAGAGCTTTGCAGGACTTGAGTAAGTTTGCTATTTCTGTATGGTACATGATGGCTCTtttgagctagagaaaatatgaCATCTCCAAGGGCAGATAAGGATTTGTTAATATGCTGTGCTTCGCGAAGCCTTTCTCCTGTTGCCTCAGAGCGATCTACTCTTTCACTTCCAGCAAGGTCTACTAAATGAAGGTTGCCACGCAAAGTAGCACCAGTTGCCAAATCCGTCCCACGAACATGAACAGTGAGAACACTGTACATATAAATGGAAATGATAAACCAACCCTGAGAAAATAGCTAATTTgaaaatacacaattaaacaaaaaaatcaaaacctgtGAGATCGGCTGCTTCTTTCGTTCATAGCAGTGGCACCTACAGCCCTATTCATTAGTCCAATTCGCATTAGATCTAGGACATCTCCCGTTGAGTTGACAGGATTCATGGTTGCATCAGGGACAGCTAGTCCATTTGGTTGAGTAGTGTTCAAAATCCCAAGTGTGTGCAAGTCAAAGGAAACAAAGATCCGGTGGGGGGAGAGAAAGGaatcttcttcattttcaaagACAAGCAAAGAAACCAAGACGTTTACAGACTCATTAATAGCCAAGTAAAAAAGTGCTATACTACAACACAAGTATGAACTTGATGTAACAGAAACAAAAGGTACAGCTGGAGACAACATATTTTGAGGCCAGTTTAAAAAAAAGCTTATTCAGTCAGACAGAAGAGTTGAAAGTCCAGCCTAAGgaaaattatatattatatcCATCACAATTAGCAGCAGAAGCCAGAAAGCATACTTCTTTAATGACCAGAACTAAAATAAACAAGGGAAGGATATTTTTTCTGGGAACTGTCACTCGCAAGTAAATCACGCACTTGTTCATTATATATTTCAACCATTTGGACACCAACTTCATATGTAAAGGAGTTTCTCCTACTCTCAGAGATATGGAAGAGATCATTTAGAGCTCGGTAATTGACCCCCCAATCCTCTTTAGATGCTGCATCTGGCCCAGTCTGGAACAAGGAAATTTAGCTGAATTAATCTTGAAACCAACAAAAGATACATGGCCTACTAACCAGCCAAACGGCACATGACTACCCTCAAAAAGATATTAAAGTACGCGTACCATTGTATATGTCTTTCCTGAACCAGTTTGACCATATGCAAATATACAaacattgtatccatcaagaatAGAGCGTATCAGTGGCTGGGTATCTAAAAATACCTCCTCTGTCAACATTAAACAAGGCTAAGTACAAGATTATTACTAAAAAAATCACATCAATTAAAATgtaaaacaaatataacaaGAACAAGAGCAATCAACCTCAACCTGATTAAGATatcaatattaatatatatatccaatcacaagttttatgcctctatagatATTGCAGCTCTGGTtgtcacctttatttttgtagattgggACTACAATACTCCATTCATCTGACATATTTCTTGTGCTCATATCTTGTTAAATAgcttggttagccaagatagcctacacatggttttaagtatcaatatgtatcgtaCCGTATTGGCCGATACGTATCTATATCAGCCtttaccgatacaatacatggaatttttaaaaccctttgttatcgatatgtatcatacgatacataccgatacactacCGATACAacacgatacacaccgatactctatggaaaatataaaatcgaggtgaaatgtatgtttcggtacatataccgatacagtacgataagtaccgatacaatgcgctatggtcatataatggctaagatgggtcattttcaaaaaaacatgattttttgaggattttgttccaaagttgctgtcaaccatatttctctctaactaaagtggaaatcaaggttgggaacaagaattttacatttatgggacaactacaaaccttgaatccTGAGTGCAagaccctcaatttagtgtttatgcataatacatgttattaatagctttttttaataaaaattttatgcaaaagtgtataaaaaagtgtttcctatctatttatgtgcgtatctttagcgtatcttagcgtatctctgatacgatacaatatcctccgatacgtatcttaattttggtcgaccgatacgacgaccaatactgatactttaatccttgacccTGCATAGTcccaagctcttccacacttcaattgggacctcATATGGGCTAGGTGTCTTACCCAATTCCATCTTTCTAAGGGCTTCTTCAACCACGGTCACTCCAATCTTACGTATATAACTATGATGCGTGATGTCTTGATGGGTACTGCAATCTTCCGAGTGTGATGGaggggccttagggaagaagggaagaactagaatagaaggggaaggaagggatcacacaattagacattgcacaaatccaaccaaGGAGGGAGAAATTGCATAAAGGGGGGGAAGTTAATCACACACAGCCttaaggctctcaaacattaactcaattcatcttttcttcaatctgaGAAATTAGATTTCATcagctcctctatataaagaggcaGACTAGCAATTATAACCTAACTAGGaattagactccaagtaggactagactagaactccaacatggaataaGTAAACTAACTAGTCAATTATTAAtggggaaacctaaactgactaaaaactgaaataacaaaggaaatagactcaaaataggactctaactaagctaatgaactaattcccatttttttactttctacccatattttaagcccattaaagtggcccattataaagaaaacccatgggaccAAAGTTcgaacacatacataacccaacccaaggcttatttgcaataaaataagcccattaagtgacttatttaCATTAAAGTGACTCCTACTCAAATTGTCTCCATTTAATAAGTTGTAAAAATACACATCACAT
Coding sequences within it:
- the LOC122067685 gene encoding kinesin-like protein KIN-14J codes for the protein MLTEEVFLDTQPLIRSILDGYNVCIFAYGQTGSGKTYTMTGPDAASKEDWGVNYRALNDLFHISESRRNSFTYEVGVQMVEIYNEQVRDLLASDSSQKKLGILNTTQPNGLAVPDATMNPVNSTGDVLDLMRIGLMNRAVGATAMNERSSRSHSVLTVHVRGTDLATGATLRGNLHLVDLAGSERVDRSEATGERLREAQHINKSLSALGDVIFSLAQKSHHVPYRNSKLTQVLQSSLGGQAKTLMFVQLNPDADSYSETFSTLKFAERVSGVELGAARSSKEGKDVRELMEQVASLKDTIAKKDEEIERLQLLKDSSTMSPTVNGEKRGTSLLRHGPSSPSRRSLSVVAAHRSRRLTGGKVSGLDKSASDPDYGSEHSDKHSEASSQQSMDDFRHHKEFFHQSKLAVADAGQNFSADVELLGFGDAVSEERLSDISDGGLSMGTETDGSMSSVVEFSLFPEGTKPAEGTEKSKSDPSKLANPTQKQVQTGSVRQSSSKETLKVPTNSKKVPASGKPSTPKPSKRWQ